From the genome of Desulfobaccales bacterium:
CGCTCGGCGTTGTCCTCGAAATCCCCGTAGGCCGTGCCGTAGAGGCCGTCCCGGTTGTAGAGGGCATCCTGGCCGATGAAATAGAAGTGCACCCCCGAGGGCAGCCGGGTCTCATAGATGTCGGCGGACAGGGTTTTGAAGGACAAAGGAATGGGCAGGCTTTTCCCGGTAAAGGTGAGGGGGTGGCCCGATTCCCGCACCTGGCGGTAGAGCGGCAGGACCACCGCTACCTGGTGCCCCCGGCGCACCAGGGAGTGGGACAGGGCGGAGATGACTTCCGCCAGACCGCCGCTGCGGGCGAAGGGATTGGCTTCGGGGGTGACCATCAGGATGCGCATGGGGGCCGTCCTTTCGGGATTACCAGTGCACTTCCCTCAGATAGGTGGCGGCATCCTCCGGCGGGGTAGGGTTGATGAAGAACCCGGAGCCCCACTCAAAGCCGGCCATCAACGTCAGCTTGGGCATGATCTCAAAATGCCAGTGATAATGGGGAATGGCGGGCTCCCGCACCGGGGCGGTGTGCAGGATGAAGTTATAAGGGGCGCCGCGCAGCGCGGTGTGCAATCTTTTGAGGGTCGTGGAGAAAATGGCCGCCAGTTGTGCCAGCGAGCCCTCCTGCAGCTCCACATAGGATGAATGATGGGTCTTGGGGAGGATCCAGACCTCAAAGGGGGAGCGGGGGGCAAAGGGGCAGAGGGCCACAAACTCCTCGTTCTCCTCCACCACCCGGATGCCCTGCTGCAGCTCCTGGCGGATCATGTCGCAAAAAACGCAGCGCTCCTTCCAGTTATAGTAAAACTTGCTGCCGTTGAGCTCCTCCATGACCAGCTCCGGGACGATGGGGAGGCTGATGAGCTGGCTGTGGCTGTGCTCCAGGGAGGCGCCGGCGGCCCGGCCCTGATTTTTGAAGACCAGCACATAGCGCATGCGGGGGTCCTCCCCCAGGCTGCGGATGCGCTCCCGGTAGGCCTTCAGGACCAGGATGAAGTGCTCCACCGGCAGGGTGGCCAGATTGAGGCGATGATCCGGGCTCTCGATGATGACCTCGTGGGTGCCGATGCCGTTCATCTTGTCGAACATGCCCTCGCCTTGACGGTCGGGCTCCCCTTGCAGGATGAGGGCGGGAAACTTGTTGTTCACCACCCGCAGCTGCCAGCCCGGGGTATTGGGCTGGGTGTTGGGGTCCCGGAAGGCGAAGATCTCGGGCGGCGTGGTGTGTTCGTTGCCGGGGCAAAAAGGGCAGAAGCCCCCCTTCACCACCTCCTCCTCCACCACGAAATCATGGGGCCGTTTGCCTCGCTCGGTGGCGATGATCACCCAGCGGCCGATGATGGGATCTTTGCGCAACTCCGGCATGACGCCGCCTCACTTGTGCTCTGGGTCAGGGCCACCCTCAGCTCCGGCCGCGGCCCTTCACTTCCCGGTGGGTGAGGCCCCGTGGCCCCTGCACCCGACCCCGATGGAGCCGGGAAGGTTATTGAGGGAAGGGCCGGGGAGGCGGTGGCTTCCCGCCCTCTCCGCCCCGGTCAGCTTGAGGCCACAGCCCCGATTTTCCAAATAATATAAGGAGTTGGGGGAGTGGAGCGGGGTGGAAACCGGAAGCCGTGGCCCCATGCCCCTGCTCCCCCAAGCTTTGGGCACCCGTCTCAGTATATCCCCCCAGGGGGAAGTTGCAAGGCATTTGGCCGGTTACCGGAGCTGAGGGGCCCGCCTCCCCGGCCCCGCCGGCCGTGGCCCCCATGTCTCCCTAGCGCCTGAGCAGATACAGCAGCAGGGTCAAAATTACACTCAGCAGGATGCTGGTGCCCAAAGGAAAATAAAAGGTGAAGTTGCCCCGGCGCCAGACGATGTCGCCGGGCAGCTTCCCCAGCCAGGGGATTTTGGGGGCCGCCAGGAGCACTACGCCCACCAGCGCCAGGATGACGCCGGTGAGGATGAGAAAGCGTCCCAGCTCCGTCATCTCCTCCCTCACCTCCTCTCGGCCGGCCGGCCGGATATCTTGAGAGGGTTCAAGGTATTTTGGTCTCCCACCCCACGTATCCCCAGGTGCACCGTTTCCCCGGGAAGCGGTGCCATGTCTTCCGAGGTGGCGCCGGCCCCGGTTCCCCCAGTTTACTGGGGGGATGAGGCCAGGGCCTCCCGCAGTCTTTGGCCCACCTTCTCCATGTCCCCGGGGAGATAGCGCCCCTGGGGGAAGAAGTGCAGGCCGTCGCTCAAAAAGCGGGGGATGACATGCAGATGGGCATGAAACACCACCTGGCCGGCGGCCTCGAAGTTGTTCATGCCGATATTGAAACCCCGGGCAAAGAGGGCCTGCCTTAAGCCCTCCGCCACCCGGCGGCAGACCCGGCCCATTTCCAGCCACAGGTCGTCCGGGAGGTCCAGCAAGGTCTCGTAATGCGCCTTGGGAATCACCAGGGTATGGCCGTAGTGCACCGGGGCAATGTCCAGGAAGGCCAGCACCCGGTCGGTCTCCCAGACCCGGACGCAGGGCTCGCGGCCGGCGGCGATGCGGCAGAAGATGCAGTCCGGCATGGAGCCCCCTTCTCACTCCGGCAGGTAGGTGGCGCAGGCGGTCTCCGACTCCCAGACGCTCACCCGGCTCACCCGCACGTCCTTACCGTTGAGGCGGCCCTGCAGTTGTTCGGCCAGATAGCGGGCGATGTTCTCCGAGGAGGGGTTCTGGGTCCGGAAGGCCGGGTGCTCATTCAGGTAGGTGTGGTCCAGCTCCTCCAGCACCTCCTTGGTCATGGCCTTGAGCACCCCGAAATCCAGGACCAGGCCCGCCTCGTCCAGTCGGCTGCCGCTGACCTGCACCTCCACCTTCCAGTTGTGGCCGTGGAGGGCCTCGCATTTGCCGTAAAAATTCTCCAGCCGGTGGGCGGCAGAGAAGTGGGTGATGATTTTCAGTTCGTACATGGGCTCAGGAACGCCCTCCTTTCACCTGGCGCAGGCGGTTTTCCATCCGGCTGATGAGGGTTTTCAGGTCGGCCTGCAGACCGGCCAGATCCCGGTGGCGCTTGGCGTCGATGCGCTTCAACTCCTCCAGCCAGAATTCCAGCAAGGCCCGCTCCCGCTTCTGCAATTCCTCTTCCACTTTCTGCTGCAACTGTCGGATAAGGGCCGGGTCCATGCACGCCTCCGGGTTCGGGCAAGTTGGTTAATTCTTTACCATAAACCGGCGGGGCGCACCAGGGGAGGGGCTCAGAACTGCCGGATGGGCCAGTGCCGCTTTTGGGCCAACCGGCGCAGGCGCCGGCGGGGGTTGACGGCCACCGGATGGCCCACCAGCTCCAGGAGCGGCAGGTCGCTCAGGTGATCGCCGTAGGCATAGGAGCGGGCCAGGTCCAGACCGTGGCGGCGGGCCAGCTCCTGCACCAGGATGGCTTTGTTCCGGCCCCGAGGGTGCAGTCCCCGGATCTCTCCGGTGAAGCGGCCGCCGTTTTCCACCAGCTCGGTGGCGATGAGCCACTCGGCCCCGGCCAGCTCCTTCAGTGGCCTCAGGAGGAAAATCAGGGAGCCGGTGAGGAGGATCACCACGTGGCCCGCGGCCTGATGCTCCCGCAGGCAGGCCAAACCCACGGGACTGAGCCGGGGCAGGATCTGCTCCCGGAAACATTCCTCCGCCCGGGGGAGCACCCCTTCCACCCTTTGCCCCGCCAGGTAGGATTTGTTGCGATGCCGCTCCGCCGGCGACAGGGCCAGGCGGGCCAGATAGGCCAGGGCGGTTCCGGGGGAGAGCAGACCGCAGCTCAGCAGATGCCGGAAGAAGAGGCGCTCGGTGTGCCCCTTGACCAGCGTGCGGTCCACGTCGAAGATGGCTGCCACTCGGGCCATGGGTGTTCCCTGCTGGGCTCCCCCTGCTCACCGGGCCGGTTGCGCTCGGTAGGTCACCGGGGTCAGGTGGTCTCTTGGTGGAAAAAGATGCGGCCGTCCAGGAGCACCGGCACCCCCCGGAGGATACACAACCCCGTGCTTATGAGAATAAGTCCAAAATTGACCGGCTGCAAGGCTGACACGGCGGCGGGATCATGGAAACTCAGGGCATGCGTCAGCCACAGAAAGCTGAAGGTCACCCCTTTGGCCAGGCCGTAAAAGGCCCGCATGAAGCGGGAGGCCACCAGAAAGCGCCCCAGGGCGGAGTGCATCATGGCAAAGCCGGGCTTGCCCCGGGCCAGGGCCACGCCCCGGATGCCGTCCACCACAAAGGAGCGGATGAGAAAGATCACCGGCACCGCCAAAGGCACCATCCCCAAGGTGAGGAAGGCCACCCAGAGGATGTTTTCCACCGCCCGGTCCAGGGCCACATCCAGGACCGCCCCCAATTCCGTCACTTCCCGGCGCCGGCGGGCCACATAGCCGTCCACCCAGTCCAGGAGAAAGAGCAGGATCAGGAGGGCCAGTCCCGCCAGTTGCCAGCCGAAGGAGGGCACCCCGAACAGCAGGGCCAAAAGCAGGAGCAACAGCGGCAGTCGGGCCAGAGTAATGAGATTCGCCAGAGACATGCAGCCAGAAACGACATGATCGCCCGCCCGGTCCGGGCCGGGCACGGGACACGCCCCTTCCCCCAGGGGTTTCAGATTTCCGGTGATTGAAAAACAAGGGCGCGCATTTCCTGGGTGGCGAGCGGGGAGAGCCTCCAGCCGGCACCCTTGGCCCCTGCCTCTCTGAGGGCAACGCCCTCACCTTATCAGAAACCTCCGGCCCATGCCAGGGAATAACGCCGGGAGAGGGCCTCTTCACCTTTTCCGGGCGGGGGATTTATGCTAAGGTGAACCAGCAAGATTGACGGCCGGCAGGGGACACCCACCCCTGCTTCAGGCACGAGGTCGCCTCATGCACACCCCGACGGGAAACCGCCCGGCACCTGCCAGTCTCGGGCCCCGCTACGCCCTGCTCAGGCTCCTGCGGGAGGAGCCCTGGGGGGACGTCTGGCTGGCCCAGGACCGTTTTCTCCATGTGGAGGTGGCGGTGAAGTTCATGCCCCGAGAGGCCCCGGAATTCGAGCTGGCCCGGGACTTCCTCATGGAGGAGGGCCGCCTGGCCTTCCGCCTGCGCCATCCCCGGATCCTGGCAGGGTTTTACGCCGGCGAAATCGAGGAGGGGGTCTTTCTCATCCTGGAGCCCTTCGCCGGGGAGAGCCTGCTTGCCCGGCTCACCCGCCTGCCCCGGGTCGGCCTCAGCCAGGCGCTGCACCTCCTGGAGCAGGCCGGCCAGGCCCTGGCCGCGGCCCACGCCCAGGGAATCGTGCATCAGGGGCTCACCCCGGTGAGCGTGCTGGTGGAGGGCGAGCGCCTCAAGGTGGCCAATTTCGCCTTTCCGCCCCGCCAGGAGGATGATCTCAGCCATCTGGAGCTCAAGGCCTACGTGGCGCCGGAGGTGCTCCGGGGCGAGGAGGTGACCCCGGCGGCCAATATCTTCTCTTTGGGGGTGCTGGGCTTCCGCCTCACTGTGGGCAGTCTCCCGTATCCCCTGACCTTCGATGAGCCCTTCCCCTACCGCCTGGAGATGCCGCCCGCGGATCTGGGGGAGTTGCCGGTGGCCTTGCAGAACCTGTTCCTGCGCTGCCTGGCGCCGGCCCCGGAGGACCGCCTGGCCGACGGGGAGGCCTTTCTGAACGCCCTGGCCCAGGCCCGGGAGCTGTGGCGGGCTGCCCCCCGGGAGGAACGCCACGCCTGGGAGACCGCCGAGGACCGGGCCACGGCGGTTACCGGGGCCCGCAAACTCTGGGAGGAGGGGGCGGCCTGGGGCCGGCGGTTGCGCGAGGGTCTGACGCCTCTGGCTGACCGGGCCCGCCAGGCTCCCCGGCGGCTGTGGTATGGCGCCGGACTGGCTCTCCTGGTATTCCTGCTCTTGTGGGGGGGCTCCCGCCTGCTGTGGACCAGCCGCCCGGCAGCCCCGCCGCCGCCGGAGGCGCCCGCAGTGCCCGTGAGGCCGCCGGAGGTGGCGGGGCCGCCCCGGGGTGCGTCCCCGGCAGGGCGCCCCCCGGAGACGTCGCCTGCCCCGGCGCCGGCGCCGCCCGCCACGACGCAGGCTCCGGCCGGGGCCGCCCGGGAGGAAAAGTTTATCCTTCTCGTGGCCAGCTACACTAAGTACGAGCAGGCCCGGGCCCTGGCGGACAAGCTCAAGGCCCGTCAGCTGCCGGCCAAGGTGATGCGCACCACCCCGGGAGGCAAGCCCATGTTCCAGGTGCGGCTGGGGCCGTATGCCCAGCGGACCCAGGCGGAGGAGGCCGCCCGGAAACTCAAGGCCGAGGGCTTCACCCCCAAGCTGGCCCGACTCAAACCCGAGGCGGCAGGGAATCCCCCTGCCGGGAGAAGCAGACGATGAGCGTGGTATTTCAGACCGATTTTCCGGACATCGGCCCCCGCCACCAGGGCAAGGTCCGGGACATTTACGATTTGGGGGACACCCTGCTTCTGGTGGCCACCGACCGCATCTCCGCCTTTGACGTGGTCATGGCGGATCCCATCCCCGACAAGGGCCGCATCCTCACCCGGCTGTCCGCTTTCTGGTTCCGGCACCTGGCCGACGTGGTGGAAAATCACCTCCTCAGCCTGGCAGTGGAGGAGTTCCCCCCCGCCTGTCGGCCCTACCGGGAGATCCTGGCCGGCCGGAGCATGCTGGTGAAAAAATGCCGGCCCCTCCCCATCGAATGTATCGTCCGGGGGTATCTGGCGGGCTCGGGCTGGGCGGAATACAAGAAACAGGGTACCGTCTGCGGTCTGGCTTTGCCCCCGGGTTTAAGGGAGTCCGAACGCCTGCCGGAGCCCATTTTCACCCCCTCCACCAAGGCTACCACCGGCCACGACGAAAACATCCCCTTTGAGGAAGCCGCCCGCCTCGTGGGCCGGGAGCTGGCCGAAGAGGTGCGGCGCCTGAGCCTGGAGTTGTATCGCCGGGCCAGCGCCTGGGCCGAACCCCGGGGCATCATCCTGGCGGATACCAAGTTTGAATTCGGTCTGCTGGACGGCCGTCTCCTCCTCATCGACGAGGTCCTCACCCCCGATTCCTCCCGCTTCTGGCCCAAAGAGGACTACGAGCCGGGCCGGCCCCAGAAGAGCTACGACAAGCAGTATCTACGGGACTACCTGGAATCCCTGGGCTGGAACAAACAACCGCCGCCCCCGCCCCTGCCCCCTGAGGTCATCACCCAGACCCGGGCCAAATACCTCCAGGCCTTAAAAGCCCTCACCGGCGAAGAGCTGGATTGAGCCTGCTACTCTTGGGGAGGGGGCCAGGGGCCGAGGGCCCCTGCCCCCTCCCCAAACCCCTCCCCCAACCCCATATAGGGGGGTGGGGAGGGGGAGTCTGAGGGGAGGGCGGGGGGCCAGTGGTCCCCCGGCCCTCCCCTCAGGGGCTCTAGTTGTGGGTTTGGCCGCCAGGAAAGCGCTCCATCATCCCG
Proteins encoded in this window:
- the galT gene encoding galactose-1-phosphate uridylyltransferase, with amino-acid sequence MPELRKDPIIGRWVIIATERGKRPHDFVVEEEVVKGGFCPFCPGNEHTTPPEIFAFRDPNTQPNTPGWQLRVVNNKFPALILQGEPDRQGEGMFDKMNGIGTHEVIIESPDHRLNLATLPVEHFILVLKAYRERIRSLGEDPRMRYVLVFKNQGRAAGASLEHSHSQLISLPIVPELVMEELNGSKFYYNWKERCVFCDMIRQELQQGIRVVEENEEFVALCPFAPRSPFEVWILPKTHHSSYVELQEGSLAQLAAIFSTTLKRLHTALRGAPYNFILHTAPVREPAIPHYHWHFEIMPKLTLMAGFEWGSGFFINPTPPEDAATYLREVHW
- a CDS encoding DUF2905 domain-containing protein, with the protein product MTELGRFLILTGVILALVGVVLLAAPKIPWLGKLPGDIVWRRGNFTFYFPLGTSILLSVILTLLLYLLRR
- a CDS encoding HIT family protein, which codes for MPDCIFCRIAAGREPCVRVWETDRVLAFLDIAPVHYGHTLVIPKAHYETLLDLPDDLWLEMGRVCRRVAEGLRQALFARGFNIGMNNFEAAGQVVFHAHLHVIPRFLSDGLHFFPQGRYLPGDMEKVGQRLREALASSPQ
- the queD gene encoding 6-carboxytetrahydropterin synthase QueD produces the protein MYELKIITHFSAAHRLENFYGKCEALHGHNWKVEVQVSGSRLDEAGLVLDFGVLKAMTKEVLEELDHTYLNEHPAFRTQNPSSENIARYLAEQLQGRLNGKDVRVSRVSVWESETACATYLPE
- a CDS encoding HAD-IB family hydrolase yields the protein MARVAAIFDVDRTLVKGHTERLFFRHLLSCGLLSPGTALAYLARLALSPAERHRNKSYLAGQRVEGVLPRAEECFREQILPRLSPVGLACLREHQAAGHVVILLTGSLIFLLRPLKELAGAEWLIATELVENGGRFTGEIRGLHPRGRNKAILVQELARRHGLDLARSYAYGDHLSDLPLLELVGHPVAVNPRRRLRRLAQKRHWPIRQF
- a CDS encoding CDP-alcohol phosphatidyltransferase family protein, which produces MSLANLITLARLPLLLLLLALLFGVPSFGWQLAGLALLILLFLLDWVDGYVARRRREVTELGAVLDVALDRAVENILWVAFLTLGMVPLAVPVIFLIRSFVVDGIRGVALARGKPGFAMMHSALGRFLVASRFMRAFYGLAKGVTFSFLWLTHALSFHDPAAVSALQPVNFGLILISTGLCILRGVPVLLDGRIFFHQETT
- a CDS encoding SPOR domain-containing protein, translated to MHTPTGNRPAPASLGPRYALLRLLREEPWGDVWLAQDRFLHVEVAVKFMPREAPEFELARDFLMEEGRLAFRLRHPRILAGFYAGEIEEGVFLILEPFAGESLLARLTRLPRVGLSQALHLLEQAGQALAAAHAQGIVHQGLTPVSVLVEGERLKVANFAFPPRQEDDLSHLELKAYVAPEVLRGEEVTPAANIFSLGVLGFRLTVGSLPYPLTFDEPFPYRLEMPPADLGELPVALQNLFLRCLAPAPEDRLADGEAFLNALAQARELWRAAPREERHAWETAEDRATAVTGARKLWEEGAAWGRRLREGLTPLADRARQAPRRLWYGAGLALLVFLLLWGGSRLLWTSRPAAPPPPEAPAVPVRPPEVAGPPRGASPAGRPPETSPAPAPAPPATTQAPAGAAREEKFILLVASYTKYEQARALADKLKARQLPAKVMRTTPGGKPMFQVRLGPYAQRTQAEEAARKLKAEGFTPKLARLKPEAAGNPPAGRSRR
- a CDS encoding phosphoribosylaminoimidazolesuccinocarboxamide synthase; its protein translation is MSVVFQTDFPDIGPRHQGKVRDIYDLGDTLLLVATDRISAFDVVMADPIPDKGRILTRLSAFWFRHLADVVENHLLSLAVEEFPPACRPYREILAGRSMLVKKCRPLPIECIVRGYLAGSGWAEYKKQGTVCGLALPPGLRESERLPEPIFTPSTKATTGHDENIPFEEAARLVGRELAEEVRRLSLELYRRASAWAEPRGIILADTKFEFGLLDGRLLLIDEVLTPDSSRFWPKEDYEPGRPQKSYDKQYLRDYLESLGWNKQPPPPPLPPEVITQTRAKYLQALKALTGEELD